In Streptomyces hawaiiensis, one genomic interval encodes:
- a CDS encoding IS5 family transposase gives MSERKPYQSDLSDEQWALIEPVLTAWKNRHRSVSGHQGRYPMREIVNSILYQSRTGCQWALLPNDLPPKSATYYYFAAWRDDGTDQQIHELLRCQVRERNRRLEDPTLVILDTQSVRAATGVPAVTTGKDAAERMPGRKRGLAVDVLGLVIAVTVVAASVHDNAAGIALLDQVAVAAGGSVSKALVDQGFKNQVVTHGAALGIDVEIVRRNPEEREFVPQPKRWRVEQTFGILILHRRLVRDYEHRPASSTSGVYWAMTDVMARRLTDASTLTWRDPQVAGA, from the coding sequence GTGAGTGAACGCAAGCCGTACCAGAGCGACTTGTCCGACGAGCAGTGGGCGTTGATCGAGCCGGTGCTCACGGCCTGGAAGAACCGGCACCGTTCCGTGAGCGGCCACCAGGGCCGCTATCCGATGCGGGAGATCGTGAACTCGATCCTCTACCAGTCCCGGACCGGCTGTCAGTGGGCCCTGTTGCCGAACGACCTGCCGCCGAAGAGCGCGACGTATTACTACTTCGCCGCCTGGCGGGACGACGGCACCGACCAGCAGATCCATGAACTCCTGCGCTGCCAGGTGCGGGAGAGGAACCGGCGATTAGAGGACCCGACACTGGTGATCCTGGACACCCAGAGTGTCCGGGCGGCCACCGGGGTCCCCGCAGTCACGACGGGCAAAGACGCCGCGGAACGGATGCCGGGCCGCAAGCGGGGACTGGCCGTGGACGTCCTTGGCCTGGTCATCGCCGTCACCGTGGTGGCCGCGAGTGTCCACGACAACGCCGCCGGCATCGCTCTGCTCGACCAGGTCGCCGTCGCGGCCGGCGGCTCGGTCAGCAAGGCCCTGGTCGACCAGGGCTTCAAGAACCAGGTCGTCACGCACGGGGCCGCCCTCGGCATCGATGTCGAGATCGTCCGGCGCAACCCTGAGGAGCGGGAATTCGTTCCGCAGCCGAAACGGTGGCGGGTGGAGCAGACGTTCGGGATCTTGATACTGCACCGGCGCCTGGTCCGCGACTACGAACACCGCCCGGCCTCCTCCACCTCAGGCGTCTACTGGGCCATGACCGACGTCATGGCCCGTCGGCTCACCGACGCGAGCACGCTCACCTGGCGCGATCCGCAGGTGGCCGGCGCGTGA
- a CDS encoding S1 RNA-binding domain-containing protein — protein sequence MMGGPSENPELWAFLESLHCGELLSGTVTAIERFGVFVALDHGPDHPVFPGVGFITIPELSWRRIEAAFDVVQVGQRVSAEFLQFDTWNLEARLSLRATQPDPFQAFADRTAVGQKLHGRVTKLVPFGVFVQVADGIEGLVHLRELTSTSVESPSDVVQAGDEVTVVVTAIDRERRRLVLSRRQSSSDDR from the coding sequence ATGATGGGCGGACCGTCCGAGAACCCGGAACTCTGGGCGTTCTTGGAATCACTGCACTGCGGCGAGCTCCTTTCCGGCACCGTCACAGCGATCGAACGGTTTGGCGTGTTCGTGGCGCTGGACCATGGTCCGGACCACCCGGTCTTCCCCGGCGTTGGGTTCATCACGATCCCCGAACTCTCCTGGCGGCGCATCGAAGCCGCCTTCGACGTTGTGCAGGTCGGACAGCGCGTCTCAGCCGAATTCCTTCAGTTCGACACATGGAACCTGGAGGCCAGACTGTCCTTGCGGGCGACACAACCGGATCCGTTCCAAGCATTCGCCGACCGCACTGCAGTGGGGCAGAAACTGCACGGCCGGGTCACCAAGCTGGTCCCGTTCGGCGTCTTCGTCCAGGTCGCCGACGGGATCGAGGGACTGGTCCATCTGCGAGAGCTCACATCGACGTCCGTGGAAAGTCCGTCAGATGTGGTCCAGGCCGGCGACGAGGTCACGGTCGTCGTCACTGCGATCGACCGGGAGCGACGCAGGCTGGTTCTCTCTCGACGACAAAGCTCATCCGACGACCGGTGA
- a CDS encoding DegT/DnrJ/EryC1/StrS family aminotransferase, translating into MRTALRRGEMLGGGATRELERRFRESFDRHAVAVSSGMDGLELLLEHYGVGQGRTVVVPANCFPSIPALALRLGARLVSAQIDDVHLCLAPEAWRREVLEEAPIVVWVHHAGMVGSAAMQTITRLREAGCTVVEDCAYLLPDSAPADGPGTWGDGAIFSFHQIKPMGAAGGGVVLTREGRVADGLAVRRSHSGQESRWQGGDVLCRGRELSEFAAAAAVARFVHRDEIRDRLRSLAEEYASSLARWLPPGRVPQDTWGRFTIRARSAGEAALLRKNLNLRRIRTNVMFAFPWTSHPAFSDVTQPNAPELTGLLRSNVCVPYHPGMRRRDARRVAAAVAEHSDSSRHTGH; encoded by the coding sequence ATGCGGACCGCGCTACGGCGTGGGGAGATGCTGGGCGGCGGAGCGACACGCGAGTTGGAGAGGCGGTTCCGGGAGTCGTTCGACCGGCACGCGGTCGCCGTCTCCTCTGGAATGGACGGGCTCGAACTGCTGCTGGAGCACTACGGCGTCGGACAGGGCCGGACGGTCGTTGTCCCGGCCAACTGCTTTCCGTCCATTCCCGCGCTCGCCCTGCGGCTGGGCGCCCGACTGGTCTCTGCGCAGATCGACGACGTCCATCTGTGCCTGGCTCCCGAGGCCTGGCGGCGGGAGGTCCTGGAGGAGGCGCCGATCGTGGTGTGGGTTCACCACGCGGGCATGGTCGGCAGTGCTGCGATGCAAACCATCACGCGGCTGCGTGAGGCCGGTTGCACGGTAGTGGAGGACTGTGCGTACCTGCTTCCGGACTCAGCTCCAGCAGATGGACCGGGTACCTGGGGCGACGGTGCCATCTTCTCCTTCCATCAAATCAAGCCGATGGGTGCGGCTGGCGGAGGGGTGGTGCTCACACGCGAAGGCCGCGTCGCCGACGGGCTGGCCGTGCGTCGCTCGCACAGCGGTCAGGAGAGCCGCTGGCAGGGGGGTGATGTTCTTTGTCGCGGGCGGGAGTTGAGCGAGTTTGCCGCCGCTGCTGCCGTGGCACGATTCGTCCACCGGGACGAGATCCGTGACCGGCTGCGGTCGCTGGCCGAGGAGTACGCGTCGTCGCTGGCTCGTTGGCTTCCGCCTGGCCGCGTGCCCCAGGACACGTGGGGACGCTTCACGATCCGCGCCCGTTCGGCGGGCGAGGCAGCTCTGCTGCGCAAGAACCTGAACCTGCGGCGCATCCGCACCAATGTGATGTTCGCCTTCCCGTGGACCTCTCATCCCGCATTCTCGGATGTGACCCAGCCCAACGCCCCGGAACTGACAGGACTGCTGCGCAGCAACGTATGCGTCCCGTACCACCCGGGCATGCGCCGCCGGGACGCTCGCCGGGTCGCGGCGGCCGTGGCGGAGCATTCCGACTCGTCCCGGCACACGGGGCATTGA
- a CDS encoding HNH endonuclease family protein: MSTALLRGLPAALLAVLSLTTAPPAHAAETVPLAEAVANLPLATESRDGYTREAFKHWTGGDDPADGCTTRSEVLIAEAVEAPTVGPRCRITGGTWWSYYDQMTVTSASGLDIDHMVPLAEAWDSGASAWTAQRREAYANDQGQEASLVAVTARSNRSNADQDPAQWMPPATDVLCRYAAEWTATLRWNLTTDDTEYAALNDLAAACPDQTVTYTPAP, translated from the coding sequence ATGAGTACTGCTCTGCTGCGCGGCCTGCCGGCCGCGCTGCTCGCCGTCCTGTCCCTCACCACCGCCCCGCCCGCACACGCGGCGGAGACCGTTCCGCTCGCCGAGGCCGTCGCGAACCTGCCGCTGGCCACCGAGTCCCGCGACGGCTACACGCGCGAGGCGTTCAAGCACTGGACTGGCGGCGACGACCCGGCCGACGGCTGCACCACCCGCAGCGAAGTCCTCATCGCCGAAGCCGTCGAAGCACCCACCGTGGGCCCCAGGTGCCGGATCACCGGCGGCACCTGGTGGTCGTACTACGACCAGATGACGGTGACGTCCGCCTCCGGCCTGGACATCGACCACATGGTGCCCCTGGCCGAAGCCTGGGACAGCGGCGCCTCCGCCTGGACCGCGCAGCGCCGCGAGGCCTACGCCAACGACCAGGGCCAGGAGGCGTCGCTCGTCGCGGTCACCGCCCGCTCCAACCGCAGCAATGCCGACCAGGACCCCGCCCAGTGGATGCCCCCGGCCACCGACGTCCTCTGCCGGTACGCAGCCGAATGGACCGCCACCCTCCGCTGGAACCTCACCACCGACGACACCGAATACGCCGCCCTGAACGACCTCGCCGCAGCTTGTCCCGACCAGACCGTCACCTACACACCCGCCCCGTGA
- a CDS encoding RNA polymerase sigma factor, which produces MDFLLHERVRSGDRTAFAEIFDEHARVVYAHAIRTTGDWTLAEDVMSLTFLEAWRLRDKLREEVRSVRAWLLGIATNVMRNIARAARRHREAMSRLPPPEALPDFSDEVVGQMADAQRLAAAARALQRLKRTEREVFTLVVWSDLGYAAAAEALGIPVGTVRSRLSRAREKLRQLVEEELVSDPHRVELRTDSGHISQSGEAAARPSHRRSAR; this is translated from the coding sequence GTGGACTTCCTATTGCATGAACGGGTCCGGTCTGGCGATCGGACGGCGTTCGCCGAGATTTTCGACGAGCATGCGCGTGTCGTCTATGCCCATGCGATCAGGACGACGGGTGACTGGACCCTAGCCGAGGACGTCATGTCCCTCACCTTTCTGGAGGCCTGGCGGCTGCGCGACAAGCTGCGCGAGGAAGTCAGAAGCGTCCGGGCATGGCTTTTGGGCATCGCGACCAACGTGATGCGCAACATTGCCCGAGCGGCACGTCGGCATCGGGAGGCGATGTCCCGTCTACCACCGCCGGAAGCGTTGCCCGACTTTTCAGACGAGGTGGTCGGCCAGATGGCCGACGCTCAGCGGCTGGCCGCCGCAGCCCGAGCGTTGCAACGTCTGAAGCGGACCGAGCGCGAGGTCTTCACCCTGGTCGTCTGGTCCGATCTGGGATACGCCGCAGCCGCAGAGGCGTTGGGGATCCCTGTAGGCACCGTACGTTCCCGGCTCTCACGAGCGAGAGAGAAGCTGCGCCAGCTCGTCGAGGAGGAGCTTGTATCAGATCCGCATCGTGTGGAACTGCGCACCGACAGCGGACACATATCGCAGAGCGGGGAGGCCGCAGCCCGCCCTTCCCACAGGAGGAGTGCACGATGA
- a CDS encoding CU044_5270 family protein, which yields MLPPAPYPEPAPRRVEARREHFLTEIDRQARSRSPRGALRSRGRWGLALGAAVAAGAAVVVLTLNFGSPGAPPNVPPASAASVELLERAALAAATTPQTKVRAGQYSYVKTVGHTSVLSETKSGEMQLLRENEAMEQWTSVDGSEQTLQRKEGNDKLLPGTPGRGNLNAPTYNFLAALPTDPDLLLKQIRDDAEKNHGAGSDSTTGPDQEAFVTIGDLLRDGVSPPETTAALYRAAALIPGVDVVPDAVDAAGRKGIAVARTHDGERTEWIFDKSTARLLGERTVLLEDNAWGKVGTVVTSVAVIGSGIVDEAGRTN from the coding sequence ATGCTGCCTCCGGCTCCCTACCCGGAGCCGGCACCCCGACGAGTTGAAGCCCGCCGTGAGCACTTCTTGACCGAGATCGACCGGCAGGCGCGGTCCCGCTCCCCCCGCGGGGCACTGCGGTCGAGAGGACGCTGGGGGCTGGCACTGGGCGCGGCAGTGGCTGCTGGAGCGGCCGTCGTCGTTCTCACTCTCAACTTCGGCTCCCCTGGAGCTCCGCCCAACGTGCCACCGGCTTCTGCAGCGTCGGTCGAACTGCTGGAGAGAGCGGCTCTGGCCGCCGCTACGACGCCGCAGACGAAGGTACGCGCCGGGCAGTACTCATACGTGAAAACGGTCGGCCACACATCGGTGCTGTCCGAGACCAAGTCCGGCGAGATGCAACTCCTGCGCGAAAACGAGGCCATGGAGCAGTGGACCTCGGTGGACGGCAGTGAACAGACTCTGCAGCGCAAAGAAGGCAACGACAAACTGCTGCCTGGCACTCCGGGCCGAGGCAATCTGAACGCACCGACCTACAATTTCCTGGCTGCCCTTCCAACTGATCCTGACCTCCTGCTGAAGCAGATCCGCGACGACGCTGAGAAGAATCACGGAGCCGGTTCCGACTCCACGACTGGACCGGACCAGGAAGCCTTCGTCACGATCGGCGACTTGCTGCGCGACGGGGTGAGTCCCCCCGAGACCACTGCGGCCCTCTACCGTGCCGCTGCCCTCATTCCCGGAGTCGACGTCGTCCCCGACGCCGTCGACGCGGCAGGCCGAAAGGGGATCGCCGTCGCCCGAACACACGACGGCGAACGCACGGAGTGGATCTTCGACAAGAGTACGGCCCGGCTGCTGGGTGAACGCACAGTCCTCCTGGAGGACAACGCCTGGGGCAAGGTCGGCACCGTCGTCACCTCCGTCGCCGTCATCGGCAGCGGCATCGTCGACGAGGCCGGACGAACCAACTAG